In Halopelagius inordinatus, a single genomic region encodes these proteins:
- a CDS encoding mechanosensitive ion channel family protein, which translates to MKLSAWLANVESTLAQFASTEARLGATAALVVVALSTGLLVAPRVVSRVASELRERVISHPRVPEAVDDVVWLFPPSVVVRLLQCSVGAATGLALFVVWGFEDVALTGATLLATLAPEIARVAVTLVLLAAAVVATDLLESNLEAYAADSERINEHQEGIVFRVLQLVVLLAVGLATMTVWNINLGGLLVGAGFLGIVVGMAARQTLGSLIAGFVLMFSRPFEIGDWVEIDGEEGIVSDITIVNTRLRNFDGEEIVFPNDRVTNATVTNRTRRGQLRLTVDVGVDYGTDLQRAEQIAESAIEDADVVADVPAPRVLPATFDDSAVGLKVRFWIQNPSAPRRARARAAVVRAVKTAFDGEGIKIPYPQRELQGRAETNGFRVRHSETSFGAREDRRSERVSNTTDD; encoded by the coding sequence GTGAAGCTCTCGGCGTGGCTCGCGAACGTTGAGTCGACGTTAGCGCAGTTCGCGTCCACGGAGGCCCGTCTCGGGGCGACGGCGGCTCTCGTCGTGGTGGCTCTCTCGACCGGTCTGTTAGTCGCACCGCGAGTCGTGTCGAGAGTGGCGAGCGAACTTCGAGAGCGCGTGATTTCGCATCCGAGAGTTCCGGAGGCCGTAGACGACGTGGTGTGGCTGTTCCCGCCGTCCGTGGTCGTTCGCCTCCTGCAGTGTTCGGTGGGTGCGGCGACGGGACTCGCTCTCTTCGTCGTCTGGGGGTTCGAAGACGTTGCGCTCACCGGCGCGACGCTGTTAGCGACGCTCGCGCCCGAAATCGCCCGAGTAGCCGTCACGCTGGTGCTCCTCGCGGCGGCCGTCGTCGCCACCGACCTGCTCGAAAGCAACCTCGAAGCGTACGCCGCGGACTCCGAGCGAATCAACGAACACCAGGAGGGAATCGTCTTCCGAGTCCTCCAACTGGTCGTCCTGTTGGCGGTGGGCCTCGCGACGATGACCGTGTGGAACATCAATCTCGGCGGACTCCTCGTCGGGGCCGGGTTCCTCGGCATCGTCGTCGGTATGGCCGCGAGGCAGACGCTCGGGTCTCTCATCGCGGGGTTCGTCCTCATGTTCTCGCGGCCGTTCGAAATCGGCGACTGGGTCGAGATAGACGGCGAGGAGGGAATCGTCTCCGACATCACCATCGTCAACACCCGCCTGCGGAACTTCGACGGCGAGGAGATAGTCTTCCCGAACGACCGAGTGACGAACGCGACGGTGACGAACCGGACCCGTCGCGGGCAACTCCGCCTGACGGTCGACGTCGGCGTCGACTACGGGACCGACCTCCAGCGCGCAGAGCAGATCGCAGAATCGGCGATAGAGGACGCGGACGTGGTCGCGGACGTGCCCGCACCGCGCGTCCTGCCCGCGACGTTCGACGACTCGGCCGTGGGACTCAAAGTCCGCTTTTGGATACAGAACCCCTCCGCGCCGCGACGGGCCCGCGCCCGCGCCGCCGTCGTCCGCGCGGTGAAGACGGCGTTCGATGGGGAGGGAATCAAGATTCCCTACCCGCAGCGAGAACTGCAGGGTCGCGCGGAGACGAACGGCTTTCGGGTTCGGCACTCCGAGACGTCCTTCGGGGCCCGCGAGGACCGACGGAGCGAGCGAGTGTCGAACACCACGGACGACTGA
- a CDS encoding GNAT family N-acetyltransferase: protein MTDTDVRVVTTDAEREDAFAVRRAVFVDEQGVDEELEWDEHDEPDADATHFVAYDDGEVVGAARLREAAPGVGKVERVVVAEARRGEDWGKRVMESVEQTAREEGFDRITLHAQTRVEGFYESLGYESVGEEFVEADIPHVEMRKSL, encoded by the coding sequence ATGACCGACACAGACGTCCGCGTCGTCACCACCGACGCGGAACGCGAGGACGCCTTCGCCGTCAGACGGGCCGTCTTCGTCGACGAACAGGGCGTAGACGAGGAACTGGAGTGGGACGAACACGACGAACCCGACGCCGACGCCACCCACTTCGTCGCCTACGACGACGGCGAGGTTGTCGGCGCGGCGCGACTCCGAGAGGCGGCCCCCGGCGTCGGCAAAGTCGAACGCGTCGTCGTCGCCGAGGCCAGACGCGGCGAAGACTGGGGAAAGCGCGTGATGGAGAGCGTAGAACAGACGGCACGAGAGGAGGGATTCGATCGGATAACGCTCCACGCGCAGACGCGCGTCGAGGGGTTCTACGAATCGCTCGGCTACGAATCGGTCGGCGAGGAGTTCGTCGAAGCGGACATCCCGCACGTCGAGATGCGCAAGTCGCTCTGA